One segment of Taeniopygia guttata chromosome 17, bTaeGut7.mat, whole genome shotgun sequence DNA contains the following:
- the PMPCA gene encoding mitochondrial-processing peptidase subunit alpha encodes MAAAMAWLRRGACGPARRCGLAAGRSYSGGGAYPGVSLTCPLPGVPKAVFAAAESRERFETRVTVLENGLRVASQNKFGQFCTVGILVNSGSRHEAKYLSGISHFLEKLAFCSTAQFGSKDEILLTLEKHGGICDCQASRDTIMYAVSADARGLDTVVNLLADVTLQPRLSDEEIEMTRMAIRFELEDLNMRPDPEPLLTEMIHAAAFRDNTVGLNRFCPVENTDKIDRDVLHSYLSSYFTPDRMVLAGVGIEHEHLVECARKYLLGVEPVWGSGQGRAVDRSVAQYTGGIIKVEKDMSDVSLGPTPIPELTHIMIGLESCSFLEDNFIPFAVLNMMMGGGGSFSAGGPGKGMFTRLYLNVLNRHHWMYNATSYHHSYEDTGLLCIHASADPKQVREMVEIITREFILMAGAVGEVELERAKTQLKSMLMMNLESRPVIFEDVGRQVLATNTRKLPHELCDLISQVKPSDIKRVVTKMLHKKPAVAALGDLTDLPTYEHIQAALSSKDGRLPRLYRLFR; translated from the exons ATGGCGGCGGCCATGGCGTGGCTGAGGCGCGGCGCctgcggcccggcccggcg GTGCGGGCTGGCGGCCGGCCGCAGCtacagcggcggcggcgcgtACCCCGGCGTGTCGCTGACGTGCCCGCTGCCCGGCGTGCCCAAGGCCGTGTTCGCGGCGGCCGAGAGCCGGGAGCGCTTCGAGACGCGGGTGACCGTGCTGGAGAATGGGCTCCGCGTCGCCTCCCAGAACAAATTCGGGCAGTTCTGCACCGTGGGCA TTCTGGTGAATTCGGGATCGAGACACGAAGCGAAATATCTCAGTGGTATCTCCCACTTCTTGGAGAAGCTGGCGTTCTGT TCCACAGCTCAGTTTGGCAGCAAAGACGAAATTCTCCTCACGTTAGAGAAGCATGGAGGCATTTGTGACTGCCAGGCATCGAG GGACACCATCATGTACGCAGTGTCTGCTGATGCCAGAGGCCTGGACACCGTGGTCAACTTGCTGGCTGATGTAACCCTCCAGCCCAGGTTATCAG ATGAAGAAATTGAGATGACCCGAATGGCCATAAGGTTTGAGCTGGAGGATCTGAACATGAGACCTGACCCAGAGCCTCTCTTGACAGAAATGATCCATGCG GCAGCCTTCAGAGACAACACAGTGGGACTGAACAGGTTCTGCCCCGTGGAGAACACGGACAAAATCGACCGGGACGTGCTGCACTCCTACCTGAGCAGTTACTTCACCCCAGACAGGATGGTGCTGGCTGGGGTGGGCATTGAGCACGAGCACCTGGTGGAGTGTGCCAGGAAATACCTGCTGGGGGTGGAGCCCGTgtggggctctgggcagggcagggctgtggacAGGTCCGTGGCTCAGTACACCGGCGGCATCATCAAG GTTGAAAAAGACATGTCAGATGTGAGTCTGGGCCCTACTCCCATCCCAGAGCTCACCCACATCATGATTGGGTTAGAAAGCTGCTCGTTTTTA GAGGACAATTTCATTCCTTTTGCGGTGCTAAACATGATGATGGGAGGTGGTGGCTCTTTCTCAGCTGGAGGACCTGGCAAGGGCATGTTCACCCGGCTGTACCTCAATGTGCTCAACAG GCACCACTGGATGTACAATGCCACCTCTTACCACCACAGCTATGAGGACACGGGTCTCCTGTGTATCCATGCCAGTGCAGATCCAAAACAG GTTCGGGAGATGGTGGAAATCATCACCAGGGAATTCATCCTCATGGCAGGAGCAGTGGGAGAG GTAGAACTTGAGAGAGCAAAGACACAGCTCAAGTCCATGCTCATGATGAACCTGGAGTCTCGGCCAGTGATCTTTGAAGATGTGGGGAGGCAGGTTTTGGCAACAAACACAAGGAAACTACCTCATGAGCTCTGTGACCTCATCA GCCAGGTGAAACCCAGTGATATCAAGAGGGTGGTGACCAAGATGCTGCACAAGAAGCCAGCAGTGGCTGCCCTGGGTGACCTGACAGATCTGCCCACGTACGAGCACATCCAGGCCGCCCTTTCCAGCAAGGATGGGCGGCTCCCGCGGCTCTACCGCCTCTTCCGATAG
- the ENTR1 gene encoding endosome-associated-trafficking regulator 1 isoform X2, which yields MAALPVAEPLPAAPAEPNPFSFREFVRSKRRAGDGPGGDTQAARAGPVVPPLPAVPAESRDEEEEEEEEEEEEWSESYQPLVVEQAQLAALGARPGPGRGPPGPGRVPPGQPSYEQLKEENAILRSKINKLQILSETQADKMRKLEKKLEENKLKDEKEAQDLEAMVQHVEQNLQLMTKRAAKAESSAAKLQQENAQLQVCTAALLGLQAELRNSRLEKEALRAGQAGLAAAKQNAEVALQQLLRVTSSSRASIRSAGLRQPSPQPPGHGAAPWARR from the exons ATGGCGGCGCTGCCGGTGGCGGAGCCGCTGCCGGCGGCCCCGGCCGAGCCCAACCCCTTCTCCTTCCGCGAGTTCGTCCGCTCCAAGCGCCGCGCCGGGGACGGCCCGGGCGGGGACACACAG GCGGCTCGGGCCGGGCCCGTCGTGCCCCCGCTGCCCGCGGTGCCCGCAGAGTCCCGggacgaggaggaggaagaggaggaggaagaggaggaggaatggaGCGAGAGCTACCAGCCGCTGGTCGTGGAGCAGGCCCAGCTGGCCGCGCTCGgagcccgcccggggccgggccggggccccccggggccgggccgggtcCCCCCGGGGCAGCCGAGCTACGAGCAG ctaaaaGAAGAGAATGCTATTTTGAGAAGCAAGATCAATAAGCTTCAGATTCTGTCTGAAACTCAAGCAGACAA gatgaGGAAGCTTGAGAAGAAGCTTGAGGAAAACAAACTCAAAGATGAAAAGGAAGCACAGGATTTGGAAGCAATGGTGCAGCACGTGGAGCAGAATCTGCAGCTGATGACT AAACGGGCTGCCAAAGCTGAGAGCAGCGCTGCCAAACTGCAACAGGAGAATGCACAGCTCCAGgtgtgcacagcagcactgctggggctgcag GCGGAGCTGAGGAATTCCCGGCTGGAGAAGGAGGCGCTGCGGGCGGGCCAGGCGGGACTGGCGGCGGCCAAGCAGAACGCGGAGGTggcgctgcagcagctgctgcggGTCACAAGCAGCTCCCGAGCATCCATCAGGTCAGCCGGGCTGCGACAGCCCTCCCCACAGCCTCCCGGGCACGGGGCTGCACCCTGGGCTCGCAGATAA
- the ENTR1 gene encoding endosome-associated-trafficking regulator 1 isoform X3, which translates to MAALPVAEPLPAAPAEPNPFSFREFVRSKRRAGDGPGGDTQAARAGPVVPPLPAVPAESRDEEEEEEEEEEEEWSESYQPLVVEQAQLAALGARPGPGRGPPGPGRVPPGQPSYEQLKEENAILRSKINKLQILSETQADKMRKLEKKLEENKLKDEKEAQDLEAMVQHVEQNLQLMTKRAAKAESSAAKLQQENAQLQAELRNSRLEKEALRAGQAGLAAAKQNAEVALQQLLRVTSSSRASIRQLLSGAESLQLVADLLKSIDRISEVSEDGQ; encoded by the exons ATGGCGGCGCTGCCGGTGGCGGAGCCGCTGCCGGCGGCCCCGGCCGAGCCCAACCCCTTCTCCTTCCGCGAGTTCGTCCGCTCCAAGCGCCGCGCCGGGGACGGCCCGGGCGGGGACACACAG GCGGCTCGGGCCGGGCCCGTCGTGCCCCCGCTGCCCGCGGTGCCCGCAGAGTCCCGggacgaggaggaggaagaggaggaggaagaggaggaggaatggaGCGAGAGCTACCAGCCGCTGGTCGTGGAGCAGGCCCAGCTGGCCGCGCTCGgagcccgcccggggccgggccggggccccccggggccgggccgggtcCCCCCGGGGCAGCCGAGCTACGAGCAG ctaaaaGAAGAGAATGCTATTTTGAGAAGCAAGATCAATAAGCTTCAGATTCTGTCTGAAACTCAAGCAGACAA gatgaGGAAGCTTGAGAAGAAGCTTGAGGAAAACAAACTCAAAGATGAAAAGGAAGCACAGGATTTGGAAGCAATGGTGCAGCACGTGGAGCAGAATCTGCAGCTGATGACT AAACGGGCTGCCAAAGCTGAGAGCAGCGCTGCCAAACTGCAACAGGAGAATGCACAGCTCCAG GCGGAGCTGAGGAATTCCCGGCTGGAGAAGGAGGCGCTGCGGGCGGGCCAGGCGGGACTGGCGGCGGCCAAGCAGAACGCGGAGGTggcgctgcagcagctgctgcggGTCACAAGCAGCTCCCGAGCATCCATCAG gcagctgctctctggAGCAGAATCCCTGCAGCTCGTGGCTGACCTCCTGAAATCCATAGACAGAATCTCTGAGGTGTCAGAGGATGGACAGTGA
- the ENTR1 gene encoding endosome-associated-trafficking regulator 1 isoform X1, whose product MAALPVAEPLPAAPAEPNPFSFREFVRSKRRAGDGPGGDTQAARAGPVVPPLPAVPAESRDEEEEEEEEEEEEWSESYQPLVVEQAQLAALGARPGPGRGPPGPGRVPPGQPSYEQLKEENAILRSKINKLQILSETQADKMRKLEKKLEENKLKDEKEAQDLEAMVQHVEQNLQLMTKRAAKAESSAAKLQQENAQLQVCTAALLGLQAELRNSRLEKEALRAGQAGLAAAKQNAEVALQQLLRVTSSSRASIRQLLSGAESLQLVADLLKSIDRISEVSEDGQ is encoded by the exons ATGGCGGCGCTGCCGGTGGCGGAGCCGCTGCCGGCGGCCCCGGCCGAGCCCAACCCCTTCTCCTTCCGCGAGTTCGTCCGCTCCAAGCGCCGCGCCGGGGACGGCCCGGGCGGGGACACACAG GCGGCTCGGGCCGGGCCCGTCGTGCCCCCGCTGCCCGCGGTGCCCGCAGAGTCCCGggacgaggaggaggaagaggaggaggaagaggaggaggaatggaGCGAGAGCTACCAGCCGCTGGTCGTGGAGCAGGCCCAGCTGGCCGCGCTCGgagcccgcccggggccgggccggggccccccggggccgggccgggtcCCCCCGGGGCAGCCGAGCTACGAGCAG ctaaaaGAAGAGAATGCTATTTTGAGAAGCAAGATCAATAAGCTTCAGATTCTGTCTGAAACTCAAGCAGACAA gatgaGGAAGCTTGAGAAGAAGCTTGAGGAAAACAAACTCAAAGATGAAAAGGAAGCACAGGATTTGGAAGCAATGGTGCAGCACGTGGAGCAGAATCTGCAGCTGATGACT AAACGGGCTGCCAAAGCTGAGAGCAGCGCTGCCAAACTGCAACAGGAGAATGCACAGCTCCAGgtgtgcacagcagcactgctggggctgcag GCGGAGCTGAGGAATTCCCGGCTGGAGAAGGAGGCGCTGCGGGCGGGCCAGGCGGGACTGGCGGCGGCCAAGCAGAACGCGGAGGTggcgctgcagcagctgctgcggGTCACAAGCAGCTCCCGAGCATCCATCAG gcagctgctctctggAGCAGAATCCCTGCAGCTCGTGGCTGACCTCCTGAAATCCATAGACAGAATCTCTGAGGTGTCAGAGGATGGACAGTGA